A genome region from Strigops habroptila isolate Jane chromosome 12, bStrHab1.2.pri, whole genome shotgun sequence includes the following:
- the C12H1orf232 gene encoding uncharacterized protein C1orf232 homolog yields the protein MAQGFWQLYKAKVLQTLGEARADGALQEEGDQPELMEMAEPPVLMEEGPSPVSQLARKVQGVGVRGWRTLSSLFTREDEHQLLSSELCADHPLAASPQEPPPSEKAPSFWDLFATKWQQASGLDKEVSPPELGESPAEPSGDDGSDLREPEEGAFHWGFLASKLAEIRNKTAPKGK from the exons ATGGCCCAGGGCTTCTGGCAGCTCTACAAGGCCAAAGTGCTGCAGACCCTGGGGGAGGCTCGGGCAGACGGGGCGCTGCAGGAGGAG GGAGACCAGCCTGAGCTGATGGAGATGGCTGAGCCCCCCGTGCTGATGGAGGAGGGCCCCAGCCCCGTGTCCCAGCTGGCAAGGAAG GTGCAGGGGGTGGGTGTCCGGGGCTGGCGGACGCTTTCGTCCCTCTTCACCCGTGAGGACGAGCACCAACTGCTCAGCTCCGAGCTCTGCGCAGACCA CCCGCTGGCTGCCTCGCCCCAGGAGCCGCCCCCCTCTGAGAAGGCTCCCAGCTTTTGGGATCTCTTTGCTACCAAGTGGCAGCAGGCATCGGGGCTGGACAAGGAGGTGTCCCCCCCGGAGCTAGGCGAGAGCCCCGCGGAGCCATCAGGTGATGATGGCAGCGACCTGCGGGAGCCAGAGGAAGGTGCCTTCCACTGGGGCTTCCTGGCCAGCAAACTGGCCGAGATCCGGAATAAAACCGCTCCCAAGGGCAAGTAG